Proteins encoded in a region of the Bactrocera tryoni isolate S06 chromosome 4, CSIRO_BtryS06_freeze2, whole genome shotgun sequence genome:
- the LOC120774445 gene encoding protein retinal degeneration B isoform X4: MLIKEYRIPLPLTVEEYRIAQLYMIAKKSREESHGEGSGVEIIINEPYKDGPGGNGQYTKKIYHVGSHLPGWIKSLLPKSALTVEEEAWNAYPYTRTRYTCPFVEKFSLDIETYYFPDNGYQDNVFKLSGSDLRNRIVDVIDIVKDQLYGGDYVKEEDPKLFVSDKTGRGPLSEEWLEEYWREVKGKKQPTARNMSLMCAYKICRVEFRYWGMQTKLEKFIHDVALRKTMLRAHRQAWAWQDEWYGLTIEDIREIERQTQLALAKKMGGGEDSESDVEDADSVADLHGRPITGSTGSERRKSSGAPPPIVTQEPPSAEGTSDEDEEEAAQEVSARSRSQSIQMTKSKFGSKGALHSPVGSAHSFDLQPHAKNVLHKNVANWRMERLEVDTKSNSDEEFFDCVDTNETNSLAKWSSLELLGEGDDSPPPSSGIVYKDSQEDSIFNQDFLMRVASERGNKRQLRSSASIDRSHDASPPGSPGTPSCSTTILILVVHAGSVLDATSELTGKKSDITTFRGAFEGVMRQHYPSLLSHVTIKMVPCPSICTDALGILSSLSPYSFDASPSAVDIPNIADVPIGAIPLLSVASPEFQDTVNKTVTAANIVYHEFIKSEEGHGFAGQVVMLGDSMGSLLAYEALCRSNGSDGGGSRSSRTDDDERFNDSDLDAKRLLVAPSPRRRRSSSSDSRGNKLDFEVGDFFMFGSPLSIVLAARKLHDAKAALARPNCNQVYNLFHPTDPIASRLEPLLSARFSMLAPVNVPRYAKYPLGNGQPYHLLEVIQSHPQHFSEANNILGNRRLSDASMQSTISGLIENVSLSTIHSLQMKWWGTKRLDYALYCPEGLSNFPAHALPHLFHASYWESADVIAFVLRQIGKFDGIPFVGSADDKDTVTFHPSQPREKWMKKRTSVKLKNVAANHRANDVIVLEGREQRLNARFMYGPLDMITLHGEKVDIHLMKDPPAGEWTFLATELTDKNGRISYTIPEQVSLGYGIYPVKMIVRGDHTSVDCYVAIVPPMTECVVFSIDGSFTASMSVTGRDPKVRAGAVDVCRHWQELGYLLIYITGRPDMQQQRVVSWLSQHNFPHGLISFADGLLTDPLGHKTTYLNNLVQNHGISIVAAYGSSKDITVYANVGLRSEQIFIVGKVSKKLQSNATVLSDGYAAHLAGLQVVGGSRPAKGNARMVIPRGCFNLPGQASNPRRRRLHEQADALM; this comes from the exons atgttaataaaagaATACCGCATACCCTTGCCGTTAACGGTGGAGGAATATCGCATCGCACAGCTGTATATGATAGCG AAAAAAAGTCGTGAGGAGAGTCATGGTGAGGGCAGCGGTGTTGAAATTATCATTAATGAACCCTACAAAGACGGTCCCGGCGGCAATGGACAGTATACGAAGAAAATCTATCATGTTGGCAGTCATCTACCCGGTTGGATAAAAA GTTTATTGCCGAAGAGCGCTTTGACGGTGGAGGAGGAGGCGTGGAATGCCTATCCATATACTCGCACGCGCTACACCTGCCCGTTTGTGGAGAAATTCTCGCTCGATATTGAAACTTATTATTTTCCGGATAACGGTTATCAGGATAATGTGTTCAAATTGAGCGGCAGTGATTTGCGAAATCGTATTGTGG ACGTAATCGATATAGTGAAGGATCAACTATATGGCGGTGATTATGTAAAGGAGGAGGATCCTAAGCTCTTTGTATCTGATAAGACAGGACGTGGTCCGTTGAGCGAGGAATGGCTAGAGGAGTATTGGCGCGAAGTCAAGGGCAAAAAGCAACCCACCGCACGCAATATGTCGCTTATGTGCGCCTACAAAATTTGCCGCGTGGAATTTCGTTATTGGGGTATGCAAACCAAGTTAGAGAAATTCATACACGATGTGGCATTGCGAAAAACAATGCTGCGTGCACATCGCCAAGCGTGGGCCTGGCAAGATGAATGGTACGGCCTGACAATTGAGGATATACGTGAGATCGAGCGCCAAACACAATTGGCGCTGGCGAAGAAAATGGGTGGTGGCGAAGATAGCGAAAGTGATGTGGAAGATG CTGACAGCGTGGCGGACTTGCATGGCCGACCGATTACTGGCAGTACGGGCAGTGAGCGTCGAAAGTCTAGTGGCGCGCCACCACCAATTGTTACCCAAGAGCCGCCAAGCGCTGAAGGGACCTCGGATGAGGATGAAGAGGAGGCGGCTCAGGAAGTCAGCGCGCGCTCACGCTCGCAGAGTATACAAATGACAAAATCGAAATTCGGTTCGAAGGGCGCGCTACACTCACCGGTTGGTTCTGCACATAGCTTTGATTTGCAG CCGCATGCTAAGAATGTTCTACACAAAAAC GTTGCAAATTGGCGTATGGAACGACTGGAAGTGGACACCAAGTCCAATTCTGATGAAGAGTTCTTTGATTGTGTTG ATACCAACGAGACCAACTCGCTCGCCAAGTGGAGCTCACTTGAATTGCTCGGTGAGGGTGACGACAGCCCGCCGCCAAGTAGTGGCATTGTATATAAAGACAGTCAAGAAGACAGTATTTTCAATCAAGACTTCCTAATGCGCGTCGCCTCGGAGCGTGGCAATAAGCGACAGCTGCGCTCCTCGGCTAGCATAGATCGTAGTCATGACGCATCGCCGCCAGGTTCGCCAGGCACACCTTCCTGTTCCACCACCATACTAATACTTGTAGTGCACGCGGGCAGCGTTTTGG ACGCCACCAGCGAGCTGACCGGCAAGAAGTCAGACATTACCACATTTCGTGGCGCATTCGAGGGCGTTATGCGTCAACATTATCCTAGTCTGCTGAGTCATGTTACCATCAAAATGGTACCATGCCCTTCCATCTGCACCGATGCATTGGGCATACTTTCTAGTCTTAGTCCATACTCGTTCGATGCCTCACCGTCGGCTGTTGATATACCAAATATAGCTGATGTACCGATTGGCGCCATACCATTGCTTTCTGTGGCCTCGCCAGAATTCCAAGATACCGTTAATAAGACAGTGACTGCAGCCAATATAGTCTATCATGAATTCATCAAGTCTGAGGAGGGTCACGGTTTCGCCGGTCAAGTGGTAATGCTGGGTGATTCGATGGGTTCGCTGTTGGCGTATGAGGCGCTTTGCCGCAGCAATGGTTCGGATGGTGGTGGTAGCCGCTCATCGCGTACCGATGACGATGAACGTTTCAACGATTCCGATTTGGATGCCAAGCGGCTGCTGGTTGCACCTTCACCGCGACGTCGTCGCTCCTCTTCGAGCGATTCGCGTGGCAACAAATTGGATTTCGAAGTTGGTGATTTCTTTATGTTCGGTTCACCGCTCTCCATTGTATTGGCCGCGCGTAAGCTGCATGATGCCAAGGCAG CACTGGCACGGCCGAACTGTAATCAAGTGTACAATCTATTCCATCCTACCGATCCGATTGCTTCCCGTTTGGAACCATTGCTCAGCGCTAGGTTTTCCATGTTGGCGCCAGTGAATGTGCCGCGTTATGCCAAGTATCCCCTGGGAAATGGGCAGCCGTACCATTTAT TGGAGGTCATCCAATCCCATCCACAACATTTCAGTGAAGCCAATAATATTTTGGGCAATAGACGTCTGTCGGATGCCTCAATGCAAAGTACTATTTCTGGTCTCATTGAAAATGTATCGCTAAGTACAATCCACTCAC TTCAAATGAAATGGTGGGGAACAAAACGTTTAGACTACGCCTTGTATTGCCCAGAAGGTTTGAGTAATTTCCCCGCTCATGCCTTGCCACATCTATTTCACGCGAGTTATTGGGAGAGCGCAGATGTAATTGCGTTCGTTTTACGTCAG ATTGGTAAATTTGATGGCATTCCATTTGTCGGCTCTGCAGACGACAAAGACACAGTCACCTTCCATCCCAGTCAGCCACGAGAGAAATGGATGAAGAAACGCACTTCGGTCAAACTGAAAAATGTAGCGGCCAATCATCGTGCTAACGATGTTATTGTATTGGAGGGACGCGAACAACGTCTCAATGCACGTTTCATGTATGGACCGCTGGATATGATCACACTGCATGGCGAAAAAGTCGATATTCATTTAATGAAAGATCCACCAGCCGGCGAATGGACATTCCTTGCCACCGAGTTGACCGATAAGAATGGTCGCATCTCATATACCATACCCGAACAAGTATCGCTAGGCTATGGCATATATCCGGTGAAAATGATCGTACGTGGCGATCATACATCGGTGGACTGTTATGTCGCCATAGTGCCACCAATGACCGAATGTGTGGTCTTTAGTATTGATGGTTCCTTTACGGCGTCCATGTCGGTGACGGGGCGTGATCCGAAGGTACGCGCTGGCGCGGTTGATGTCTGTCGTCATTGGCAAGAGTTGGGCTATTTGTTGATCTACATTACGGGCCGCCCAgacatgcaacaacaacgtgTAGTATCCTGGTTGAGCCAGCATAATTTCCCGCATGGTCTGATCTCCTTCGCCGACGGTTTACTCACCGATCCGCTGGGTCACAAGACAACTTACTTGAATAATTTAGTGCAAAATCACGGAATCTCAATTGTGGCTGCGTACGGTAGCAGCAAAGACATAACAGTGTATGCGAATGTGGGCTTGCGTTCCGAGCAGATTTTCATTGTGGGCAAA GTTAGCAAAAAATTGCAATCGAATGCCACGGTCTTGAGCGATGGTTACGCAGCTCATTTAGCCGGTCTGCAAGTGGTGGGCGGCTCGCGTCCCGCCAAAGGTAATGCACGCATGGTAATTCCACGCGGTTGCTTCAATTTGCCCGGACAGGCCTCAAATCCACGGCGTAGAAG GCTGCATGAGCAAGCGGATGCTTTAATGTAA
- the LOC120774445 gene encoding protein retinal degeneration B isoform X6 has protein sequence MLIKEYRIPLPLTVEEYRIAQLYMIAKKSREESHGEGSGVEIIINEPYKDGPGGNGQYTKKIYHVGSHLPGWIKSLLPKSALTVEEEAWNAYPYTRTRYTCPFVEKFSLDIETYYFPDNGYQDNVFKLSGSDLRNRIVDVIDIVKDQLYGGDYVKEEDPKLFVSDKTGRGPLSEEWLEEYWREVKGKKQPTARNMSLMCAYKICRVEFRYWGMQTKLEKFIHDVALRKTMLRAHRQAWAWQDEWYGLTIEDIREIERQTQLALAKKMGGGEDSESDVEDADSVADLHGRPITGSTGSERRKSSGAPPPIVTQEPPSAEGTSDEDEEEAAQEVSARSRSQSIQMTKSKFGSKGALHSPVGSAHSFDLQVANWRMERLEVDTKSNSDEEFFDCVDTNETNSLAKWSSLELLGEGDDSPPPSSGIVYKDSQEDSIFNQDFLMRVASERGNKRQLRSSASIDRSHDASPPGSPGTPSCSTTILILVVHAGSVLDATSELTGKKSDITTFRGAFEGVMRQHYPSLLSHVTIKMVPCPSICTDALGILSSLSPYSFDASPSAVDIPNIADVPIGAIPLLSVASPEFQDTVNKTVTAANIVYHEFIKSEEGHGFAGQVVMLGDSMGSLLAYEALCRSNGSDGGGSRSSRTDDDERFNDSDLDAKRLLVAPSPRRRRSSSSDSRGNKLDFEVGDFFMFGSPLSIVLAARKLHDAKAALARPNCNQVYNLFHPTDPIASRLEPLLSARFSMLAPVNVPRYAKYPLGNGQPYHLLEVIQSHPQHFSEANNILGNRRLSDASMQSTISGLIENVSLSTIHSLQMKWWGTKRLDYALYCPEGLSNFPAHALPHLFHASYWESADVIAFVLRQIGKFDGIPFVGSADDKDTVTFHPSQPREKWMKKRTSVKLKNVAANHRANDVIVLEGREQRLNARFMYGPLDMITLHGEKVDIHLMKDPPAGEWTFLATELTDKNGRISYTIPEQVSLGYGIYPVKMIVRGDHTSVDCYVAIVPPMTECVVFSIDGSFTASMSVTGRDPKVRAGAVDVCRHWQELGYLLIYITGRPDMQQQRVVSWLSQHNFPHGLISFADGLLTDPLGHKTTYLNNLVQNHGISIVAAYGSSKDITVYANVGLRSEQIFIVGKVSKKLQSNATVLSDGYAAHLAGLQVVGGSRPAKGNARMVIPRGCFNLPGQASNPRRRRLHEQADALM, from the exons atgttaataaaagaATACCGCATACCCTTGCCGTTAACGGTGGAGGAATATCGCATCGCACAGCTGTATATGATAGCG AAAAAAAGTCGTGAGGAGAGTCATGGTGAGGGCAGCGGTGTTGAAATTATCATTAATGAACCCTACAAAGACGGTCCCGGCGGCAATGGACAGTATACGAAGAAAATCTATCATGTTGGCAGTCATCTACCCGGTTGGATAAAAA GTTTATTGCCGAAGAGCGCTTTGACGGTGGAGGAGGAGGCGTGGAATGCCTATCCATATACTCGCACGCGCTACACCTGCCCGTTTGTGGAGAAATTCTCGCTCGATATTGAAACTTATTATTTTCCGGATAACGGTTATCAGGATAATGTGTTCAAATTGAGCGGCAGTGATTTGCGAAATCGTATTGTGG ACGTAATCGATATAGTGAAGGATCAACTATATGGCGGTGATTATGTAAAGGAGGAGGATCCTAAGCTCTTTGTATCTGATAAGACAGGACGTGGTCCGTTGAGCGAGGAATGGCTAGAGGAGTATTGGCGCGAAGTCAAGGGCAAAAAGCAACCCACCGCACGCAATATGTCGCTTATGTGCGCCTACAAAATTTGCCGCGTGGAATTTCGTTATTGGGGTATGCAAACCAAGTTAGAGAAATTCATACACGATGTGGCATTGCGAAAAACAATGCTGCGTGCACATCGCCAAGCGTGGGCCTGGCAAGATGAATGGTACGGCCTGACAATTGAGGATATACGTGAGATCGAGCGCCAAACACAATTGGCGCTGGCGAAGAAAATGGGTGGTGGCGAAGATAGCGAAAGTGATGTGGAAGATG CTGACAGCGTGGCGGACTTGCATGGCCGACCGATTACTGGCAGTACGGGCAGTGAGCGTCGAAAGTCTAGTGGCGCGCCACCACCAATTGTTACCCAAGAGCCGCCAAGCGCTGAAGGGACCTCGGATGAGGATGAAGAGGAGGCGGCTCAGGAAGTCAGCGCGCGCTCACGCTCGCAGAGTATACAAATGACAAAATCGAAATTCGGTTCGAAGGGCGCGCTACACTCACCGGTTGGTTCTGCACATAGCTTTGATTTGCAG GTTGCAAATTGGCGTATGGAACGACTGGAAGTGGACACCAAGTCCAATTCTGATGAAGAGTTCTTTGATTGTGTTG ATACCAACGAGACCAACTCGCTCGCCAAGTGGAGCTCACTTGAATTGCTCGGTGAGGGTGACGACAGCCCGCCGCCAAGTAGTGGCATTGTATATAAAGACAGTCAAGAAGACAGTATTTTCAATCAAGACTTCCTAATGCGCGTCGCCTCGGAGCGTGGCAATAAGCGACAGCTGCGCTCCTCGGCTAGCATAGATCGTAGTCATGACGCATCGCCGCCAGGTTCGCCAGGCACACCTTCCTGTTCCACCACCATACTAATACTTGTAGTGCACGCGGGCAGCGTTTTGG ACGCCACCAGCGAGCTGACCGGCAAGAAGTCAGACATTACCACATTTCGTGGCGCATTCGAGGGCGTTATGCGTCAACATTATCCTAGTCTGCTGAGTCATGTTACCATCAAAATGGTACCATGCCCTTCCATCTGCACCGATGCATTGGGCATACTTTCTAGTCTTAGTCCATACTCGTTCGATGCCTCACCGTCGGCTGTTGATATACCAAATATAGCTGATGTACCGATTGGCGCCATACCATTGCTTTCTGTGGCCTCGCCAGAATTCCAAGATACCGTTAATAAGACAGTGACTGCAGCCAATATAGTCTATCATGAATTCATCAAGTCTGAGGAGGGTCACGGTTTCGCCGGTCAAGTGGTAATGCTGGGTGATTCGATGGGTTCGCTGTTGGCGTATGAGGCGCTTTGCCGCAGCAATGGTTCGGATGGTGGTGGTAGCCGCTCATCGCGTACCGATGACGATGAACGTTTCAACGATTCCGATTTGGATGCCAAGCGGCTGCTGGTTGCACCTTCACCGCGACGTCGTCGCTCCTCTTCGAGCGATTCGCGTGGCAACAAATTGGATTTCGAAGTTGGTGATTTCTTTATGTTCGGTTCACCGCTCTCCATTGTATTGGCCGCGCGTAAGCTGCATGATGCCAAGGCAG CACTGGCACGGCCGAACTGTAATCAAGTGTACAATCTATTCCATCCTACCGATCCGATTGCTTCCCGTTTGGAACCATTGCTCAGCGCTAGGTTTTCCATGTTGGCGCCAGTGAATGTGCCGCGTTATGCCAAGTATCCCCTGGGAAATGGGCAGCCGTACCATTTAT TGGAGGTCATCCAATCCCATCCACAACATTTCAGTGAAGCCAATAATATTTTGGGCAATAGACGTCTGTCGGATGCCTCAATGCAAAGTACTATTTCTGGTCTCATTGAAAATGTATCGCTAAGTACAATCCACTCAC TTCAAATGAAATGGTGGGGAACAAAACGTTTAGACTACGCCTTGTATTGCCCAGAAGGTTTGAGTAATTTCCCCGCTCATGCCTTGCCACATCTATTTCACGCGAGTTATTGGGAGAGCGCAGATGTAATTGCGTTCGTTTTACGTCAG ATTGGTAAATTTGATGGCATTCCATTTGTCGGCTCTGCAGACGACAAAGACACAGTCACCTTCCATCCCAGTCAGCCACGAGAGAAATGGATGAAGAAACGCACTTCGGTCAAACTGAAAAATGTAGCGGCCAATCATCGTGCTAACGATGTTATTGTATTGGAGGGACGCGAACAACGTCTCAATGCACGTTTCATGTATGGACCGCTGGATATGATCACACTGCATGGCGAAAAAGTCGATATTCATTTAATGAAAGATCCACCAGCCGGCGAATGGACATTCCTTGCCACCGAGTTGACCGATAAGAATGGTCGCATCTCATATACCATACCCGAACAAGTATCGCTAGGCTATGGCATATATCCGGTGAAAATGATCGTACGTGGCGATCATACATCGGTGGACTGTTATGTCGCCATAGTGCCACCAATGACCGAATGTGTGGTCTTTAGTATTGATGGTTCCTTTACGGCGTCCATGTCGGTGACGGGGCGTGATCCGAAGGTACGCGCTGGCGCGGTTGATGTCTGTCGTCATTGGCAAGAGTTGGGCTATTTGTTGATCTACATTACGGGCCGCCCAgacatgcaacaacaacgtgTAGTATCCTGGTTGAGCCAGCATAATTTCCCGCATGGTCTGATCTCCTTCGCCGACGGTTTACTCACCGATCCGCTGGGTCACAAGACAACTTACTTGAATAATTTAGTGCAAAATCACGGAATCTCAATTGTGGCTGCGTACGGTAGCAGCAAAGACATAACAGTGTATGCGAATGTGGGCTTGCGTTCCGAGCAGATTTTCATTGTGGGCAAA GTTAGCAAAAAATTGCAATCGAATGCCACGGTCTTGAGCGATGGTTACGCAGCTCATTTAGCCGGTCTGCAAGTGGTGGGCGGCTCGCGTCCCGCCAAAGGTAATGCACGCATGGTAATTCCACGCGGTTGCTTCAATTTGCCCGGACAGGCCTCAAATCCACGGCGTAGAAG GCTGCATGAGCAAGCGGATGCTTTAATGTAA
- the LOC120774445 gene encoding protein retinal degeneration B isoform X3, translating into MLIKEYRIPLPLTVEEYRIAQLYMIAKKSREESHGEGSGVEIIINEPYKDGPGGNGQYTKKIYHVGSHLPGWIKSLLPKSALTVEEEAWNAYPYTRTRYTCPFVEKFSLDIETYYFPDNGYQDNVFKLSGSDLRNRIVDVIDIVKDQLYGGDYVKEEDPKLFVSDKTGRGPLSEEWLEEYWREVKGKKQPTARNMSLMCAYKICRVEFRYWGMQTKLEKFIHDVALRKTMLRAHRQAWAWQDEWYGLTIEDIREIERQTQLALAKKMGGGEDSESDVEDADSVADLHGRPITGSTGSERRKSSGAPPPIVTQEPPSAEGTSDEDEEEAAQEVSARSRSQSIQMTKSKFGSKGALHSPVGSAHSFDLQPHAKNVLHKNVANWRMERLEVDTKSNSDEEFFDCVDTNETNSLAKWSSLELLGEGDDSPPPSSGIVYKDSQEDSIFNQDFLMRVASERGNKRQLRSSASIDRSHDASPPGSPGTPSCSTTILILVVHAGSVLDATSELTGKKSDITTFRGAFEGVMRQHYPSLLSHVTIKMVPCPSICTDALGILSSLSPYSFDASPSAVDIPNIADVPIGAIPLLSVASPEFQDTVNKTVTAANIVYHEFIKSEEGHGFAGQVVMLGDSMGSLLAYEALCRSNGSDGGGSRSSRTDDDERFNDSDLDAKRLLVAPSPRRRRSSSSDSRGNKLDFEVGDFFMFGSPLSIVLAARKLHDAKAALARPNCNQVYNLFHPTDPIASRLEPLLSARFSMLAPVNVPRYAKYPLGNGQPYHLLEVIQSHPQHFSEANNILGNRRLSDASMQSTISGLIENVSLSTIHSLQMKWWGTKRLDYALYCPEGLSNFPAHALPHLFHASYWESADVIAFVLRQIGKFDGIPFVGSADDKDTVTFHPSQPREKWMKKRTSVKLKNVAANHRANDVIVLEGREQRLNARFMYGPLDMITLHGEKVDIHLMKDPPAGEWTFLATELTDKNGRISYTIPEQVSLGYGIYPVKMIVRGDHTSVDCYVAIVPPMTECVVFSIDGSFTASMSVTGRDPKVRAGAVDVCRHWQELGYLLIYITGRPDMQQQRVVSWLSQHNFPHGLISFADGLLTDPLGHKTTYLNNLVQNHGISIVAAYGSSKDITVYANVGLRSEQIFIVGKVSKKLQSNATVLSDGYAAHLAGLQVVGGSRPAKGNARMVIPRGCFNLPGQASNPRRRSIPYEQIADE; encoded by the exons atgttaataaaagaATACCGCATACCCTTGCCGTTAACGGTGGAGGAATATCGCATCGCACAGCTGTATATGATAGCG AAAAAAAGTCGTGAGGAGAGTCATGGTGAGGGCAGCGGTGTTGAAATTATCATTAATGAACCCTACAAAGACGGTCCCGGCGGCAATGGACAGTATACGAAGAAAATCTATCATGTTGGCAGTCATCTACCCGGTTGGATAAAAA GTTTATTGCCGAAGAGCGCTTTGACGGTGGAGGAGGAGGCGTGGAATGCCTATCCATATACTCGCACGCGCTACACCTGCCCGTTTGTGGAGAAATTCTCGCTCGATATTGAAACTTATTATTTTCCGGATAACGGTTATCAGGATAATGTGTTCAAATTGAGCGGCAGTGATTTGCGAAATCGTATTGTGG ACGTAATCGATATAGTGAAGGATCAACTATATGGCGGTGATTATGTAAAGGAGGAGGATCCTAAGCTCTTTGTATCTGATAAGACAGGACGTGGTCCGTTGAGCGAGGAATGGCTAGAGGAGTATTGGCGCGAAGTCAAGGGCAAAAAGCAACCCACCGCACGCAATATGTCGCTTATGTGCGCCTACAAAATTTGCCGCGTGGAATTTCGTTATTGGGGTATGCAAACCAAGTTAGAGAAATTCATACACGATGTGGCATTGCGAAAAACAATGCTGCGTGCACATCGCCAAGCGTGGGCCTGGCAAGATGAATGGTACGGCCTGACAATTGAGGATATACGTGAGATCGAGCGCCAAACACAATTGGCGCTGGCGAAGAAAATGGGTGGTGGCGAAGATAGCGAAAGTGATGTGGAAGATG CTGACAGCGTGGCGGACTTGCATGGCCGACCGATTACTGGCAGTACGGGCAGTGAGCGTCGAAAGTCTAGTGGCGCGCCACCACCAATTGTTACCCAAGAGCCGCCAAGCGCTGAAGGGACCTCGGATGAGGATGAAGAGGAGGCGGCTCAGGAAGTCAGCGCGCGCTCACGCTCGCAGAGTATACAAATGACAAAATCGAAATTCGGTTCGAAGGGCGCGCTACACTCACCGGTTGGTTCTGCACATAGCTTTGATTTGCAG CCGCATGCTAAGAATGTTCTACACAAAAAC GTTGCAAATTGGCGTATGGAACGACTGGAAGTGGACACCAAGTCCAATTCTGATGAAGAGTTCTTTGATTGTGTTG ATACCAACGAGACCAACTCGCTCGCCAAGTGGAGCTCACTTGAATTGCTCGGTGAGGGTGACGACAGCCCGCCGCCAAGTAGTGGCATTGTATATAAAGACAGTCAAGAAGACAGTATTTTCAATCAAGACTTCCTAATGCGCGTCGCCTCGGAGCGTGGCAATAAGCGACAGCTGCGCTCCTCGGCTAGCATAGATCGTAGTCATGACGCATCGCCGCCAGGTTCGCCAGGCACACCTTCCTGTTCCACCACCATACTAATACTTGTAGTGCACGCGGGCAGCGTTTTGG ACGCCACCAGCGAGCTGACCGGCAAGAAGTCAGACATTACCACATTTCGTGGCGCATTCGAGGGCGTTATGCGTCAACATTATCCTAGTCTGCTGAGTCATGTTACCATCAAAATGGTACCATGCCCTTCCATCTGCACCGATGCATTGGGCATACTTTCTAGTCTTAGTCCATACTCGTTCGATGCCTCACCGTCGGCTGTTGATATACCAAATATAGCTGATGTACCGATTGGCGCCATACCATTGCTTTCTGTGGCCTCGCCAGAATTCCAAGATACCGTTAATAAGACAGTGACTGCAGCCAATATAGTCTATCATGAATTCATCAAGTCTGAGGAGGGTCACGGTTTCGCCGGTCAAGTGGTAATGCTGGGTGATTCGATGGGTTCGCTGTTGGCGTATGAGGCGCTTTGCCGCAGCAATGGTTCGGATGGTGGTGGTAGCCGCTCATCGCGTACCGATGACGATGAACGTTTCAACGATTCCGATTTGGATGCCAAGCGGCTGCTGGTTGCACCTTCACCGCGACGTCGTCGCTCCTCTTCGAGCGATTCGCGTGGCAACAAATTGGATTTCGAAGTTGGTGATTTCTTTATGTTCGGTTCACCGCTCTCCATTGTATTGGCCGCGCGTAAGCTGCATGATGCCAAGGCAG CACTGGCACGGCCGAACTGTAATCAAGTGTACAATCTATTCCATCCTACCGATCCGATTGCTTCCCGTTTGGAACCATTGCTCAGCGCTAGGTTTTCCATGTTGGCGCCAGTGAATGTGCCGCGTTATGCCAAGTATCCCCTGGGAAATGGGCAGCCGTACCATTTAT TGGAGGTCATCCAATCCCATCCACAACATTTCAGTGAAGCCAATAATATTTTGGGCAATAGACGTCTGTCGGATGCCTCAATGCAAAGTACTATTTCTGGTCTCATTGAAAATGTATCGCTAAGTACAATCCACTCAC TTCAAATGAAATGGTGGGGAACAAAACGTTTAGACTACGCCTTGTATTGCCCAGAAGGTTTGAGTAATTTCCCCGCTCATGCCTTGCCACATCTATTTCACGCGAGTTATTGGGAGAGCGCAGATGTAATTGCGTTCGTTTTACGTCAG ATTGGTAAATTTGATGGCATTCCATTTGTCGGCTCTGCAGACGACAAAGACACAGTCACCTTCCATCCCAGTCAGCCACGAGAGAAATGGATGAAGAAACGCACTTCGGTCAAACTGAAAAATGTAGCGGCCAATCATCGTGCTAACGATGTTATTGTATTGGAGGGACGCGAACAACGTCTCAATGCACGTTTCATGTATGGACCGCTGGATATGATCACACTGCATGGCGAAAAAGTCGATATTCATTTAATGAAAGATCCACCAGCCGGCGAATGGACATTCCTTGCCACCGAGTTGACCGATAAGAATGGTCGCATCTCATATACCATACCCGAACAAGTATCGCTAGGCTATGGCATATATCCGGTGAAAATGATCGTACGTGGCGATCATACATCGGTGGACTGTTATGTCGCCATAGTGCCACCAATGACCGAATGTGTGGTCTTTAGTATTGATGGTTCCTTTACGGCGTCCATGTCGGTGACGGGGCGTGATCCGAAGGTACGCGCTGGCGCGGTTGATGTCTGTCGTCATTGGCAAGAGTTGGGCTATTTGTTGATCTACATTACGGGCCGCCCAgacatgcaacaacaacgtgTAGTATCCTGGTTGAGCCAGCATAATTTCCCGCATGGTCTGATCTCCTTCGCCGACGGTTTACTCACCGATCCGCTGGGTCACAAGACAACTTACTTGAATAATTTAGTGCAAAATCACGGAATCTCAATTGTGGCTGCGTACGGTAGCAGCAAAGACATAACAGTGTATGCGAATGTGGGCTTGCGTTCCGAGCAGATTTTCATTGTGGGCAAA GTTAGCAAAAAATTGCAATCGAATGCCACGGTCTTGAGCGATGGTTACGCAGCTCATTTAGCCGGTCTGCAAGTGGTGGGCGGCTCGCGTCCCGCCAAAGGTAATGCACGCATGGTAATTCCACGCGGTTGCTTCAATTTGCCCGGACAGGCCTCAAATCCACGGCGTAGAAG CATCCCTTATGAGCAAATCGCAGACGAATGA